Proteins encoded together in one Vitis vinifera cultivar Pinot Noir 40024 chromosome 4, ASM3070453v1 window:
- the LOC100243861 gene encoding NAC domain-containing protein 6, whose translation MDKTTSELGLPGFRFHPTEEELLDFYLRKMVLGKKQCLSIIGFLNIYHHEPWDLPGLSKVGEREWYFFVPRDRKNGHGGRPNRTTEKGFWKATGSDRLIRCLRDPKKILGLRKTLVFYKGRAPRGSKTDWIMNEYRLPNTSSSLKEDIVLCKIYRKATSLKVMEQRAAMEEESRMSHLTHSYSSPPIQESFSSHDTHQNFGSAMPPHDIVLKAEEEEEVVLTEEEQENRTACSSLGVATAKENLTELQLPKLHMDWTADPLWTLLRSPLLDNSSPYPMW comes from the exons CCACCCTACTGAAGAAGAGCTGCTTGATTTTTATCTTAGAAAGATGGTGCTGGGCAAAAAGCAGTGTTTGAGTATCATTGGTTTTCTCAACATTTATCATCATGAACCTTGGGATTTGCCTG GGCTGTCTAAGGTTGGGGAGAGAGAGTGGTACTTCTTTGTGCCTAGAGACAGGAAAAATGGTCACGGCGGGAGACCCAACAGAACAACTGAGAAAGGGTTCTGGAAGGCAACTGGTTCTGACCGGTTGATCCGATGCTTGAGAGATCCTAAAAAGATATTGGGTCTGAGAAAAACTTTGGTTTTCTACAAGGGCAGAGCTCCACGAGGGTCCAAGACTGATTGGATCATGAATGAATACAGACTTCCCAACACCTCTTCCTCACTTAAG GAGGATATAGTGCTTTGCAAGATCTATAGGAAGGCAACTTCATTGAAAGTAATGGAGCAAAGGGCAGCTATGGAAGAGGAATCGAGGATGTCCCATCTCACACATTCATATTCCTCTCCTCCAATACAAGAAAGCTTCTCCTCTCACGACACACATCAAAACTTTGGGTCAGCAATGCCTCCGCATGACATTGTTCTCAaggcagaagaagaagaagaagtggtGTTGACTGAAGAAGAGCAGGAAAATAGAACAGCTTGTTCGTCTCTAGGAGTGGCAACTGCGAAGGAGAACTTGACGGAGCTTCAATTGCCCAAGCTCCATATGGATTGGACAGCTGACCCGCTTTGGACTCTGCTAAGAAGCCCGTTGTTAGACAACTCGAGTCCATACCCAATGTGGTGA
- the LOC100266184 gene encoding LOW QUALITY PROTEIN: basic endochitinase (The sequence of the model RefSeq protein was modified relative to this genomic sequence to represent the inferred CDS: substituted 1 base at 1 genomic stop codon), with protein MRIWGLLLFSFLLLVGASFGQEQCGSQAGGALCSGGLCCSQYGYCGSTPAYCSTGCQSQCTSGGSPSTPSTPTPTPSGGGGDISSLISNSLFEQMLKHRNDAACPGKGFYTYEAFISAAKSFGGFGTTGDTDTRKREIAAFLAXTSHETTGGWATAPDGPYAWGYCFVQEQGNPGDYCVANQQWPCAAGKKYYGRGPIQISYNYNYGPAGRAINYDLLNNPDAVATDATISFKTALWFWMTPQSPKPSCHDVITGQWTPSSADTAAGRVPGYGVITNIINGGIECGKGSNAQVEDRIGFYKRYCDIMGIGYGNNLDCYNQSPFA; from the exons ATGAGGATTTGGGGCTTGCTTTTGTTCTCATTTCTGTTACTAGTTGGAGCCAGCTTCGGACAAGAGCAATGTGGAAGCCAAGCTGGTGGAGCATTATGTTCAGGAGGGCTGTGCTGTAGCCAATATGGTTACTGTGGCAGCACTCCTGCCTACTGCTCCACTGGCTGCCAGAGCCAATGTACTTCTGGTGGTTCCCCTTCTACTCCCTCCACTCCAACCCCTACTCCCAGTGGAGGCGGTGGGGATATAAGTTCTCTCATTAGCAACTCTCTATTTGAGCAAATGTTGAAGCACCGAAATGATGCTGCTTGCCCGGGCAAAGGCTTCTACACTTACGAAGCTTTCATTTCTGCTGCCAAGTCCTTTGGAGGTTTCGGAACGACTGGTGACACAGACACCCGTAAAAGAGAGATTGCTGCCTTTCTGGCTTAAACTTCGCATGAAACCACAG GTGGTTGGGCAACTGCTCCGGATGGCCCATATGCATGGGGATACTGCTTCGTTCAGGAACAAGGAAACCCTGGAGACTACTGTGTTGCCAATCAACAATGGCCATGCGCTGCTGGGAAAAAATACTACGGCCGGGGTCCCATCCAAATTTCATA CAACTACAACTACGGTCCAGCAGGAAGAGCCATTAACTACGATCTCCTAAACAACCCGGACGCTGTGGCAACTGACGCAACCATTTCGTTCAAGACTGCTTTATGGTTCTGGATGACCCCACAATCACCAAAACCCTCATGCCACGATGTCATCACAGGCCAGTGGACGCCATCAAGTGCTGACACAGCTGCGGGTCGTGTTCCTGGTTATGGAGTCATCACAAACATCATCAATGGTGGAATTGAATGTGGGAAAGGCTCTAACGCGCAGGTTGAGGACCGTATTGGTTTCTATAAGAGATACTGCGATATAATGGGAATCGGCTATGGCAATAACCTGGATTGCTATAACCAAAGCCCTTTTGCTTGA